Below is a window of Acidobacteriota bacterium DNA.
AGTTGGGCGGCTTGTAAAGCTTCGGCTTTATTGAGGCTGATGCGCCTTCCATCCTTGAGCTTTTTTCCCCGCAACAAGTACTCATAAAAATGCACCATCAATTCGGCCGTGGCCCGCTCATCCACTTTCCACAGACTCACCGCAACCGCAGGCGTCCCCGCATAGATAAACGCGCGCATCATCCCCATTAGCCCTTCGCCGTTGATCTGTTTGCCCAGGCCGGTTTCACAGGCCGAGAGTGAAACCAACTCTGCATTCAGCCGTAAATTCATAATTTCAGCGGCAGTCAAAATGCCGTCTTCCTGACTCAAGCCATTGGGCGTCGTCCCGCTATTCAACGAGGGTGAAAGTAACAAACCGGAAAACCTGGGGTTCGCTTCGTTGACATTGGCGTGCAGCGAAAAGTGCACAAAGCGATATTGATTCAATACCCCGGCGCTTTTGACAGCAGCTTCGTTGGCTTGTGCGCCCAGATAAAGAGTCGCCGGGTTGTCTTTGCCAAAGAGCGCCCCGATTCGTTCTACTTCGCCTTGGCTATACCTCAAAGGGCTGAGCGTGGCCCCACCCAATAAAGAAGCGAACGAACCTTGCGTTTCTGGCGGATAAAGCGGGTTGCCAAATGCAATGAACGCTTTTGGCGCTTTGGTGTAATGCGCCACTCGGTGATGAAGTTGCGCCCAAATGCTGACCGAGGGCGCATAGCTGATCGAGAAGTCCTTAATTAGATACGGCCAGTCCGCCGGATCAGCCGCGGCCCCTTTCCTGACTGGCGCTCTCAACAAGACCTCGAAGGGCAAGCGTTGTAACAACCCATCAGACACAATGATCAAGTGCTTCTTGCCTATGAGTAAGGCACGCGCGGGCGCCAGCAGTTTATCGTATAGAGCGCTGGCTTCTTGCCGATAGTCGTCGGGCGAAACCTGTGTTTTATCCACCAGCGCGTTGAGCAATTTGGTGAGGCATGCGTTCAGGTCGGCTTCCCCGTCGAGTTGATAGACGGCGGAACTATTGTGGCTGATGCCAAACAGCAGCGAGGACTTTTGGTCGAGCGAATAGGCAAGCACCACGGTCTGTTCATCGAGCAACTGTTGCGTTTCGGCCAACCCAAGCGGACGGTGTAGCGCGTCATCCAAATTCCCCGCCGTAGACCTCAAACTGGATTCAACCAGCAGGTCTAAAAACGCGCGGGCACGCCACTGCTCAGCCAATTGAAACAGCTTGGCGTTGAGCGCCGCATTCACCGGTAAAACTGTACGCTTGCTCGCCATCTGATTTGCTCGTGCAGGCGGCAACAAGAGAGAAATCAGGTCTTTATAAAGTTTGACCTTATCCTGCCAGAAACCGACCTTATCGCTGTCTTCCCGCAGTTTGCTGCGCGTGGTTTCCTGCACTTCAATGGCGCGCCGATATTGTTGTTCGGCCTGCTCAAACTGCCCGAGTTGGCGATAACTGGCAGCCATCCCGCGCTGCGCTAACCAAACGGCGCGCACGTAATTGTTTTGCCTGCCAATTTGCGCAGCCTGCGCGTGCACTTGCAAAGCGGCTTTCCAATTGCCTTGCTTGGCATACACCAAGCCCAGCGAATTGAGCGAACGGGCGACCTGCTCTTTGTCATCCATCCCTTCGGCAAGCTGCTTGGCCGCTAGTTGGCTCGCCAAGGCGTTTGCGTAATCACCACTTTCGTCATAAAGCCTGCCCAAACTGGCTAGTGCCGCGCTTTTGCGTTGCAAGTCATTTTGTTGGACTGCCAATTTCAGAGCCTCGTTCAGCAATTTCTGTGAATCATCAAAATGTTTGAGTTCAGCTTCGACCTCACCCAAATTGGTGAGCATGCGCATTTGCTGGGCCACATTGTTTTTCCGCCTCGCCAACTCCAGCGCTTTGGAATAGTAATTTTTGCCGCTTGGGGTGTCGCCCAAACGTCGGTAAACAAGCCCCAGATTACCCAAGTTGTATTCCGTAACTTTTGATGAGGTGAGCAACAACCCGCGACGGCAAGCCGCAATACTGTTGGCATAGTCTTCACTCGCGGTATGGGTGTTACATAAAACCGCGAGCAGATAATCTTGTAAAAACAATTCTCCCGTGAGTTCAGCGATGCGCAATCCCTCGCGATACGTTTGCACAGCTTCCCGAGGCTGGTTTGATTGATTATGCGCATAGCCAATTATTTTTAGCCCCTTAATTTGGTATTCAAGGTTGGCTTCGGCTTGTGCTGTTTGCAAAAGTTGCGTCCCGAGTTTGAGCGCGATCTGATTATTATTGTTGCTTCTATCTAGCAACAACACCGCGCCTTTTTCGTGCAATGCTTCAAGGAAATTTGGGGCAAGTATAAACGCTTCATTCAACTGCTCCACGCTTTCGGCATACTGACCTTTTACTTTATAAAAGTACCCCAGACCATAATGCGCGGCAGCCTTTGCTGGCAGCAGCAAATCTAGCGCTGCGGTCAGATATTTCTGCAACGACTCTTCTTGGTGAAGGGCAATTTGGGCTTCAACTAAAAGTGGATAAGGCCGAAAGAAATCTTGCTTGAACGAGAGACTTTGTAAGCAGTGCTCAACCGCTCGGCGGTAACTGGCGTCGTTGGGAAACTGCCGCGGGAAATAAACTGCGGCGAGGCCATAATGTTTCAGCGCTTGTTGTGTCGGTGATTGGTTGGGAAGCCGCTGTATAAATTGCGCGGCTTCTTCTATGCGGCCCGTTTCAATTGCCAGCTCGGCATACCGCAAATAGGCGGACTCCATGGCGGGAGCTATTTCAAGCAGCCGTTGGCACTCCGCGAAGGCTGCGGGGTAAGCCTGCCGCTGCATCTGTAAGAGAACCGCTTGATACTGTTTTTCAGTTGAGAGTTGCGCGGCGGAGTGCCGCAGCGCAGCGCTGGAAGAGGGGCGGAAAGTAATCAATAAAACCAGGGCAGCCACAACCGCTGCTGCCCTGCTCAGTACAATGCTTCCATCGAAACATCCGCGGATTGCGCACAATGAAAGCCGCGCTTGTCTAGTCATAACATCCGAGCCTTGCCTGCCGACCCGGCCCGTCAGTTAGGGGGAACCCGAGTCAACTGTTTTATGGATTGCCGGGTGGCGGCGGATCACCGCCTTCACCAGAACCATCACCCGGTGGCGGCGGATCACCGCCTTCACCGGAACCGTCACCTGGAGGTGGTGGATCGCCCCCTTCGCCCGAATCACCCGAATTTTGGGGCGTGATTGTAGTTTGGAATCCATAACCAACACCAGCTACGGCAGACATGGATTTCAGGATTTCTTCCTGCTCACGCATTTTGGCCGCTCCTTTCACTAGAGGGAAAATCTTATCCGCACTGAGTTCGACTCAGCGCCAAACAGGATTTCTGATTGTGAGATGGGATTCTGACGGTGACTGCTCTGTCAGAACGCTTGCGAATGTTGTTTCAGGTGTGGGGCCTTAACACAACAGCAAGAGAGAGCGGTTTTTTGTTGGATTGTTCAGTTTGGCAGTCCTGACAGGTAAAAATCACGAGCTTGTTTTGGCAGTTGGCAGAGACGCCTTGTGCTGCACACGTGGCGCACTGATCAGTTGCATCCCCATCAAGAGGAGCAAGAGCAGCAAAACTTCAGAGTCGCCAAAGTTGTAGTTGGCCAGCGCACTAAGTGAAAACCCAAGCGCGGCGCCAAAGGTGCCGAGTGACAAGCCAGCCGACCAAGCGGTGTTGGCGGCAAGAGGCTGGCTGCGCTGTTGGTAATAACCGCGCCAGGCGGAACGCAAGATAGTCGCCAGCAGCCAAATGAAACACAGCAAAGCGGGAATCCCACGATCCAGCGCAATCTGAATTGGCGTCGAATGAGTATGCGTTACGTAATCGCCCGGGAAACCCCATTCCCGCCAGTGTAACTTATGCGCGTCCTGCCCCACGCCCAACCAAGGATGGCGCGGAATCAACTTCAGCCCGGCACGCATGTAGTTTAAGCGCCGCAGAGAACTGTCATCCCTGAAACTGAGGGCGCCGGTTTGCCGGGCGGTCAAGATAACATAAACTGATAGCCCTCCCAGCAATACGATGAAAACCAACGCCGCAACCCGGATGCGCCTGCCTCCCACAGCCAGTGAAACCAGCAACAGAGCCACTAGAAACGTCATAATGACGGCCCGCGAAGCAGTCATGGCCAGCGTCAGCGAAAAAACCAAAAAGAGCATACCCCACAGCCACGTCTGCGCTGGCCTGCGCCGCCTTTGGCCGCTGAGCAAGACGCTCAATAACAAGCCATAACAAAGCAGGGCCAGCATCTGCATTTGTTCGGCATAGGTCAGAAATTGGCGCGTAAAACCGGACACCCTAAACTGTCGCGTGCGGCCAGCAGTTGTAATGCCGAGCGGGTTCTCGCTTTGTTTCAAGGCTTGCGTGACGATCAGCTTAACCGGCAAGGGATCACCCGCGTGTAGCGTTTCAACTTCTAGTTGCTCCCCCACCTGACGACCGCGAATGATCTGTGCGGCCTCAGCCACCGAGGAAACACGACGTTTGGCAATCATCCAAATGACATCGCCGGGCAAGACCTGCGCGCCTGGCATTTGGACTTGCAAGGGGCTATCGGCAGCAATGGAAGCGATGACCATGCCGCGCCCATAGACTTTTTCAAACAGACTGAATCCCGCGCCCGCCAGACTTGAACAAAGCAGTATGCCTAACAGCCAGCGCGCCGCCGCAGGCTGTAGATTGGTGGCCAGCAGGTAAAGCACGCCGAAAAGCAATAAGGATTTCAGCTTGTGCAGGCTCACGGCTGGTTCCACCGAAAAGATTGCCGAAAGTACGGTCAGCCCGGCAAACCAAAGCAAAGGCCAATCAAACAGCGTGCGGCGAAAATGTAACTTGTGCAGCGCCAAGTCCCGGATGATCCAGGCGAGCAGGCTCAGATTGAGGCCCAGGTTCGCCGCAAAAATTGAGTGCGGAACGGCGAGGGCAAAAAGGAAGAGACCAAATAATACGAGACGATTGGCCCACCGCGGCGCCGGTCGAGTCGCCTGTATCACGGCCAAGTCGTCTAGCTTTCCGAACCAATGCCCCGCCTTATTTCCCCCTGCTAGTGGGGATGATGCGCTGGGGGTCACGGCAGGGTGAAGTGTCATTGGTTTGGTCGTGTTTCACTTTGGGGAGGATCAAAAGATTAGCTCGTGACGCTGTGTCAACAGCCGCCTACATTATCCGGTCAACCCAGGCACGGCTCAAGGCCTAGAGGGCAAATGCCAAGCAACTGCTTTTGTCCGGGGTGTGACGTGAACGCGATCTCGCCTGACTGAGGGTTCGACGGCGGCGCAAGTTGCCGGCTGAAGTTTGTCGAGAACTTGCAAGCTGGCCTGTTGGCTTAAGGAGGGAGTTGCCAACAGGCACAGCGTTGCGGCGCTTTGCAATGAGTTGGAAACCTGCTGAGTTACCAGCATGAGCGATCACGCAAGTTACTCAACGCCTTCCAGCAGTTGCTTTTTTTCTTGATAGAGATTGCGCATCATCAATTGATGCGCTTGATCGTTTGGATTGGCCTTTAAGGCCTGGCGGCAATTCTGCAAGGAATCTTCGATCCGGCTCAACTTCTGCTCGAAATCAGCCCGGCGTTGCGGATTCCAATTGCTCATGCGCGCCTGGACGGCAACCATTTTGCGATCCAGCTCGAGCTTGAGTTGCGACTCTTCCGCAAACAGCGCTGTTTGCATCCCGCGCATCGTCAGGACCGAGTTGTATTGCCGGTAAAAGCTGACCGAGCTAAACGCGGCCAGCGCCAACGCTAACGCTCCGGCGCCGGCCAGTTGCGGCAGTGTAAAAGTAAAGCTCTTGGCTCTCAGCCGTTCCAGCAACCCGGGCTTGGGCAGCGCGTTGGTGGTCAGCGTCTTTTTGGCGGCCAACTCTGCTTCGATTTCGTTGCTGATGCGCGTCCACAAAGCGCGGGGTGGCGTGTGCAACGGCAACTCGCGCGCGGCGGTGCGCAATTGGTCTAACTCAAGTCGAACCGTTTTACAGGGGGTACAAGAATTGAGGTGGCCTTCGATGCGGCCCGCTTCGTTATCCGAGAGAAATCCGTCGAGGTATTCAGACAACGAATCAACTACGTTACGGCATTCCATACTACTTTTCCTCTCTGACTTACCCTTGAATTTGTGAGGTTGGCTAAACGGTCATTGGCCGTTCAGCTTTTTTTTGTTGAGAAACTCGCGCAGCCGCATCCTTGCTTTGTGCAGTTGCGATTTCGAGGTTCCAGTACTCACGCCCAGCATCTTGCCAATCTCTTCGTGCTCGAAGCCCTCCACATCGTGCAAAACGAAGACGGTGCGATAACCCGGCGGCAATTCCGAAATTGCTTTGTCCAGCGCGATTCGATCTACAAAACGGGGGCGTTCACCCACGCCTTGAATTAAATCTTGAATCTCGCCGATTTCGCCTTCTTCGGTCGTCTTTTCGAGTTTGACGCCCTTCTTGCGGAAGTGCATCAGCACATGATTGACAGTCAGGCGATGCAACCAAGTGGTGAATGCCGATTCGCCACGAAAGCTGCCGAGCTTGCGGAAGAGTTGAATGAAGACTTCCTGCGCCAGATCCTCCGCTTCGGTTGAGTTCGCAACCATCCGCAGACAGAGGCTGTAGACGCGCCTATGATGGCGTTCGTACAACGTCTCGAACGCCGCCATATCTCCTTGCGACGAAGCTTGAGCCAAATCGTAATCCGATGTGACCTGTTTGCTTGTATTCGCTATCACGCTCGTTGCCTGCTCCTGCTGGGAACGGGCATCATTGGGCAGAGAGGAAGTTCTCGTGACACACTGTCGCGGTACAACTTAAAGAACTTTTGTGTGTCACTGCCGCCTGTGATGCCGCGCTTTCAAATGTGGGTTGCTCTTGCCTTAAGATTTTTAATCCTGCTGTTTGCGTACTACTGCTTCAAAGGTGCGCCATCATAGCCTAGAGGATTGAAAAGCCGCAACCACGTGCCCGACACCTATTTCCGGTTGGTAAACGGGGCTTCGGACAGGGTAGAATCCGCTGGCAATCACACATTCACCGCCCCTGCGAAACCGTTTTCCACAACAAAACTATGCCGCGCATCGGAATTGAGCTAAACAACGTCTGCAATCTGGATTGCACCCACTGCTTCCGCAGCATCTATCGTGGAGATGAGCGCGGCACAGGCGACAAGAGTGCCCTCTTCTTCCCACTCGACACCCTTGAAAAAATCCTAATCGAAGGCAAAGCGCTCGGCTACCGTCATATCGCCATCACCGGCGGCGAACCGCCCATGCATCCGCGTTTCGGCGAGGCCTTGGACATGATCGCTGACCACGCTTTCACCTACCACTTCCTGACCAACGCCCGCAATTTTCAGAAGACCTTCAAGACCGTCAACACGCCGTTGCGCCGTTCCAAGCTGAATGGCATCACCTTCAGCCTGGATGGCGCGACCGAGGCCACGCACGACGGCATTCGCGGCAAAGGCTCTTACCGCGAAGTCGTCACCGCCATCGCCATGTGCCAGGCCGCCGGCATTCAAGCCAACATCATCACGACCGTCAATAAAGCCAATCGCCACGAGATTGACCAATTGGCCCTGCTCGGCGCACACCTCAAGGTCAAATATCAGGTCTTCGGCCACCAGATGCCGACCGAACACAACATGGGCGCCGACCTAATTTTGCCGCTCAGCGAATGGCGCGCCGTCGAGCGCGACGTAGCTCGCGTAATCACCGAATTCCGGCATGAGATTTCGATGGCCGTGGGCTTTTACACGGATTACTACCTGCCGCGCTGTGCGCCGTTGATGCTGGATGATTTGAATGTGGATTATCGCGGGCGTTTAACACTCTGCTGCCAACTGTCCAATTACCGCGATGATGACGGTGATGGCGAAGATGTCATCGGCGATCTCAAAAAAGAGAGTTTGTCCGCCGCCCTAAGTAAACTGATGGATTTGGTGACGCGCGTACAGCGGGAGCGGCTGGACATGGCGAAGAGCGGGCAATACGAAGAGAAGTTACATTACCCCTGTCTGGCCTGCATTGATCGGTTCAGAAAAACCAGCGAACAGCCCATGCTGGTGCAGATCGGACAGGTAAAGGGCGCGGCTTAAATCGCCCTTTACCTGAAAAAAAACTATTGCGCGCTGACGGTCACGGGGACCTCAATCAAAGGAATGTCTTTGTTATTCGTTTCGATCTTGATCGTCCCGGCATGCTTGCCGACAGGCGGTTTTTCGCTAAAGCCAATGCGCAACAGGTAGGTTTGTTTGTTGTTATCCACCGACTCGACTTTGACTTTGAGAAACGGCAGGTCGGAAGTCATGTTTTTGATCTCCAAGCCGCCACTGCGCGTCACGGTCACCCAGGTGAACTTGCTCAGCCCGCTAATGTCATAATCAGCCAACGACACCGGGATATTCTCAAACGCCAGTTTGCCAGGGTTGACATTCACCGGCGGCACCACGCGTAAATCCAAATCAAACGCCAGTTCCGGTGTTTCTTTGCTATCCGTCGTCAGCTTGATGGTTTGGTGATAAACCCCAAGCGGCAGCCCTTCTTTCCCGACAAAATTGACGGCAAAGCGCTTGCCCTCTTCCAACGTATTGAGCGTAACGTTGAAGGTGTCGCCACCCGCTTCAAGCTTGGTGATTTTCAGCGGCTGCGGGCTATCTTGATAAAGACTGAACAGGCCGCTTACCGGAAAACCGGTTGGCGCCTGTGCGCTCCAGCGATCCACCGGGCTGACGACGATAGAGCCGATGCGCTTGCCATTGGGCAACCCGTCCGGCACAACGATGACCATGCTCATCTGTAGCGTAAATTGCGGACGGGCCGGATCGTTGGTAAACACCTCAGCGGTTTTGGTGATTGCGCCTTGATAACTTTCGGTGTGAACTGACAACGAGATTTTGCCCTCCTGACCAGGAGGCACGGCGCGCGTAAATTCGCTCGCCGTACACCCTCAGCTTGGCGCCACGCTATTGATTGTCAGTTCCGCCGTGCCTTCATTTTTGAATTTGAAGTCATATTGCGCCAGCACGCCTTTTTTCAATTCGCCGAAATCATGCTGCGTTTTGGCTATCACCAATTTCGGCCCATCCGTGGGTGGCTCGATCACGTTCATGCTCAGGGCCAAGACAAATTGCGAACTCCCAGGGTCATTGGTAAAGACCTGCGCTGATTTGGTAATCGCGCCCATGAACCCATCCGTATGCACCGCCAGCGTAACTTTCCCTTCTTTGCCGGGCAGCACGCTTTTGGTGAAATCACTCGTCGTGCAGCCGCAGCCGGGTTGGACATTGCTGATGACCAACTCCGCATTGCCTTCATTTTTGAATGTGAAGCCATATTCGGCGAGCGTTCCTTTTTTGATGTCGCCCAAATTATGCTGCAATTCTTTAATGGTCAGCTTCGGCGCGTTTTTCGTGTCCGCCTTCTGCGGCTCGACGGTTTGCCCGAATGATGCGGCGCTTAGCCCTAACACGAGGATGAGCAAAATAGCTGATATTTTCATTGGAAGTTACTCCTTCAGGAAATAGGTTCAGGGCAAGACCGGCGAATCGAGACGTAGCAGCAAACAAAAACGGCCACCAATCAGCGGTGACCGCTTCAGGGTTGCCATTGGATAGCGCGTACGGGACTCGAACCCGTGCTCTCCGCCTTGAGAGGGCAAAACTAGCATTTTGTACGGTTTGAGCGCAAGGCGTATCCATTGGTATGAAGCCCGTCTTTTCAGTCAAACGCGCATAAATCACATTAGTCTTGATTGGCATGCTTTGGTGCCTCTTTGTGTGCTCGTTCGTTACCATAGCGTTACCGCCTTTCATGCGGCCCGCCTTTCGAGTGTGTCGAGCCGTTGGGCAATCTCGACGCGGTTACGCCGTTCGCGGTCTATGTCCTCACACATCACGCGCAGATCGTTCCGCATATCGTGTACATCGCTAGCCAAGGTTTGGAATGTCTCCACGAAATTCGGCGGCAGCAAGGGGTTGGTATCGCAGCCCTCAAAACGCGCCTCAAGACCATCAAACCGTGTCTCCAACGTGCCCAGCCTGCGCACGATCATCAGCAATAATTCGCGTTCAGAGAGTTTTTCGGTTAAGTCTTTCGTGTCGTCGTGTTCGTTGCTCATTAGTTTCCTGCCTTTTTAATAGTGCGCTTCTTTGCCGCTGGCTTCGTCTCTGCTACAAGCGCGTCTATCAACCCGTCTTCACAGCGTGACGTGGCGGCTTCGTTTTCAACCTGTCCCTCTTGCTCATCGGGTAAGGGCCGGAAAAGAATTTGCGCCAGATCAACCAAAGCCACGCGCTGTACTGGTCCAATTTGCTCCCAAGGAATGTGATGAATCACTACTTCGACAGGTGGATGCGAGAGCTTGGTTTTGCGCTTCAGTGCGAGCTTTTGTGTCTGCATCCTTCCTACCTTCCTTTTTTGGTCTTAGCCACGCCCTTCCCTGTCGCTGCCGCCTTCGGCTTCGATGCCGCCTTCTTTGCACCAAGCTTGGTTGCCCCATTGGGCTCCGGCTGCTCTGCCGTCTCGCCTTCTGCCACACCCTTTGGCTTCGGCCCTCGCTGTGTAACAGGCTTCGGCGCATCAGCCGGAATAAGGTAATAGTGCCCTCCTGTTGGCAGCGGATGCTTTTCTGCATTCGGGATAAGACCTTGTCTCAGCCAGAGCATAACTGTTTGATACTTCACCCCTGAGTTTTCTGCATATTCCTTCGGAGCAATCATTCGCGGCGATTCCTTTTTTGTAGCCATAGCAGGGTAAATCTAGCCCCTTTAGTAACTACAGGCAAGAACGAGTCGAAAGACAAGATATTTCTAAAGGGGCTTTATTATTTTCTTGACTAATTCCAAGAAGCTTTACGTGATTGACGACGCTCACACGTACGAAGCGCGCACGACCTGCAAACACAAAGTCGCGCGCCACCTGATGCAACGTTACACCGAAGCCCTCGGTGTAACGGAAGCCGAAGGCAAGCGCGTTGTGGATCCTGCGCCGATGGGTTGGTCCGCGAGTGGCGAACAAACCGCAATGGGCTGGAAGGCGCGCGACGAAGAGCCAGCGCCACCAGCGCCCAAGATGCAATGGGGAACGGATGTTTTTCGCGGCCAGCCGCGCGGTGTGGCTCGCAAGCAGCGTTGGGATTGGCGCAGAGAGTTTTAAGGCTGTGTCCACTCCCGCGCGCGGGCGGGTTCATTCTTGAGGCGAGCGCCGCGCCGCTCGCCGATTTCTTGGGGCAAACGTGAATAAGCTGAACGAATCGAAAAACAATCTAGCGGACGCGCTGTCAGAAGCGCTTCGCAACTACGTAGACGCTGAGATTGTGCAGCGCTTGGGCGAGATCGAAATCAGACCACGCGACCCGCGCGAGATCGTGCCGACAAAAGTCTATCGCTACGTCGAAGCGGCTAAGGCTTGCCAGATGTCGCGGGACACCTTGGCCCGTGCCGTAAAGAGCAACGATTTGAAGATTCACTACAAAGGAGCCACGCCCTATTTTCCAGGCTCCGATTTATTGATGTGGCTTGAGAGAGACAACTGATTTATCTAGGTTTTCACTTAACCACTTTTCAATACGAAAGGACTCTTCACTATGAAAGAAACGCGAAAGACAGCACCGCAGACGCCTGCAACGTACTTTGCGCCAGAGATCGAGGCCCGTCGCCCTGATTACGAGCGCCTGGCCGAAGCCTTCATCACGCTGGGTGAGTTGCACGCTGACCGCCCTTTTCCTGGCCGCTTGGAAGTTTCGACGGATGGCGAGATTTCGCCCTGTCTCACAACCGCGCTGGATACGCACATCAGTGAATTGGTGCAAGGGTTGGATTGGTTCGACGCGCGGGTGTGGCGTCGTTTCTATGTGGAAATGCGGCTGATGCTCGATCAGCTCGAACTGGAACGCTCTCTCAACCGGCGCGCCGTCTAGGTGCGCAGTCTAAAGGAAGGAAGCTATGCCCAACGATCTCAATCAGGATTTCGTCACCTTACGCGCCAGCAACCGCACGGTTGAACCTTTGGCAACGGTCCAGGAGCGCCTGGCGCACGCCTTGAACGAGTACATCTTGCATCCGGATGTTTCTACGGTCGCGGCTAAGCGGATGGCCGAAATCGTGATGTACATACTTGAATCCCCTGAGGAGTAAAGCAAAGGGCTTTTCAAGTGCGCTAACACTTGAAAAGCCCCAACAACACCACACGCCGAAGCGCGCAGATGCTGCCTTGCAACGCCATCCTACCGCTTCGGCCTTTCCCATTGAAAGGATCCGATGGAAGAAGCTGCCACCAAAGCAACCGCGCCCCTGCCCGGTGTCGCGCCCGTCAACGCCGCCAGGATGGCTGCGGCCAACGTCTACGAAGGCATCAACTCCAGCGACGACTACCGTCGCAATGATGCCAGTCTGAAGCTCATTCAATTCTGCGTGGTGACGGTCTCTGCCCTGGCCACCGGCTTCGTCAATTCGTTCGCCCACAAAGAGCGCATCGGCTGGCTGGCTGCTGGCGTGCTGGCCATCTTGATCATGGGCTTTGTCGAGAAGTTCTTTTTCACCCTCCGCCACGGCCTTACCACGACCTACAAGGCGGGCAAGCAGCGCACCTATGCCCAGCTCTGCTGCCGCACCATTCAAGCCACGATGATCCTGAACGCGGCCGTGCTCTGCGCGTGGATCGTCAACACGCCCCTGCCGCGTGAATTGGGCTGGTGGTATCGCTGGTCTATCGCGGTGCACGTTGCCCTCGCCTTGGTCGGTGTGACGCTCGTTCGTGACGCCGATGCAGTCGTCGAAAACCGCATGCTCGAGCTCAAAGCCGCGACGGCCCGGCAAGACATCATCACGACCCGCAAGGCGGCCGCCATCGGGAACGCAATGGTCCTCGTCTCGGCGAAGGTCCGCGGTTTCTTCGATGCCTTCGGTCTGGCCTGGGGGCTGCTGTGGAAAAAAGACAGCTTTGCCAAAAACACCCTCGCGCAACTCGACGCGATCGCGCGCGAACAGTTCGCCCACATTGACGGTCCGGCCGCCAGACGTGGCGAGGTTTGGCCGGATGATTTGGGTGAGGTGTCCGGCCCAAAAGAACGGTGCCGCTGACAGGCTGGTCGGTGATCGAGCCTCACGACGATCATAGATCAGCGGCGCAGAACAGAAGGTCTAAACCGAACCCGCCTCCGGAGCATCGTTTAGCGCCAACAGAAGGTTTTTTACCGGAACTTCCGCGCATCCGCTGGGAACCTAACCGGAGTGGCGGTTGGGAAGCTTGGCACGTGCCGCCCGGAGCACAGCGGCGCAAGGGCTGTACCTATCTGGGCTACGTAGGCAAGAAGCTCCTGGCAGAGTGGGAAGCATTGCCGGCCACACAGCGCCGTGCTGCCGTGGTCACCTGGATTCAGCAAAAACGATTAGAGAAGGGAGGTGCGCAGTGATCAAAGAATTAACCGTTAATCGCCAGATGATGAATGACCCAACGGTCAAACCGCCACGGATCAGCAGCGACATTGAGTGGTCACCCAAAAGCTGTGGCTGGGATTGCCGCTTTGTTTATTACGAAGACAAGCGCCGTCGACGTCGTCACTTAGGCCATCTGACCAGCCGTAAGCTGGAAGCGATTCCAGAAACGGAGCGTCAGACGGTGGTCACATCTTGGGTTCAGGAGAAAAAACTAGCGAAGGGGGTGAGCCTATAGCAACGTAAACCAATCCAGTATCGGGGTAAAGAAAAGGCCAGCGGCTTCGGTTGCTGGCTTTTTTGCGTTTAGAAGCCCGTGGCTGCATTGCCTATGTTGTGCATCCTGTGATCAATCGTGCAAGGACGGCGGCAACCGCGGGCAGGGCAGGGGTCAGAATCCGAGACGAGACGAAGGCGTGCGCAGTTGCTGGCCTTGCTCACATCACCGTGCCGGGTTAGGCCGCCGCTTTTTCAGCGCCGTAGATGACGCGCAGTGTTA
It encodes the following:
- a CDS encoding CHAT domain-containing protein, with amino-acid sequence MAALVLLITFRPSSSAALRHSAAQLSTEKQYQAVLLQMQRQAYPAAFAECQRLLEIAPAMESAYLRYAELAIETGRIEEAAQFIQRLPNQSPTQQALKHYGLAAVYFPRQFPNDASYRRAVEHCLQSLSFKQDFFRPYPLLVEAQIALHQEESLQKYLTAALDLLLPAKAAAHYGLGYFYKVKGQYAESVEQLNEAFILAPNFLEALHEKGAVLLLDRSNNNNQIALKLGTQLLQTAQAEANLEYQIKGLKIIGYAHNQSNQPREAVQTYREGLRIAELTGELFLQDYLLAVLCNTHTASEDYANSIAACRRGLLLTSSKVTEYNLGNLGLVYRRLGDTPSGKNYYSKALELARRKNNVAQQMRMLTNLGEVEAELKHFDDSQKLLNEALKLAVQQNDLQRKSAALASLGRLYDESGDYANALASQLAAKQLAEGMDDKEQVARSLNSLGLVYAKQGNWKAALQVHAQAAQIGRQNNYVRAVWLAQRGMAASYRQLGQFEQAEQQYRRAIEVQETTRSKLREDSDKVGFWQDKVKLYKDLISLLLPPARANQMASKRTVLPVNAALNAKLFQLAEQWRARAFLDLLVESSLRSTAGNLDDALHRPLGLAETQQLLDEQTVVLAYSLDQKSSLLFGISHNSSAVYQLDGEADLNACLTKLLNALVDKTQVSPDDYRQEASALYDKLLAPARALLIGKKHLIIVSDGLLQRLPFEVLLRAPVRKGAAADPADWPYLIKDFSISYAPSVSIWAQLHHRVAHYTKAPKAFIAFGNPLYPPETQGSFASLLGGATLSPLRYSQGEVERIGALFGKDNPATLYLGAQANEAAVKSAGVLNQYRFVHFSLHANVNEANPRFSGLLLSPSLNSGTTPNGLSQEDGILTAAEIMNLRLNAELVSLSACETGLGKQINGEGLMGMMRAFIYAGTPAVAVSLWKVDERATAELMVHFYEYLLRGKKLKDGRRISLNKAEALQAAQLDAIKAGNAPYYWAPFVLAGHP
- a CDS encoding zf-HC2 domain-containing protein, with the translated sequence MECRNVVDSLSEYLDGFLSDNEAGRIEGHLNSCTPCKTVRLELDQLRTAARELPLHTPPRALWTRISNEIEAELAAKKTLTTNALPKPGLLERLRAKSFTFTLPQLAGAGALALALAAFSSVSFYRQYNSVLTMRGMQTALFAEESQLKLELDRKMVAVQARMSNWNPQRRADFEQKLSRIEDSLQNCRQALKANPNDQAHQLMMRNLYQEKKQLLEGVE
- a CDS encoding RNA polymerase sigma factor — its product is MAAFETLYERHHRRVYSLCLRMVANSTEAEDLAQEVFIQLFRKLGSFRGESAFTTWLHRLTVNHVLMHFRKKGVKLEKTTEEGEIGEIQDLIQGVGERPRFVDRIALDKAISELPPGYRTVFVLHDVEGFEHEEIGKMLGVSTGTSKSQLHKARMRLREFLNKKKLNGQ
- a CDS encoding O-antigen ligase family protein, with amino-acid sequence MALHKLHFRRTLFDWPLLWFAGLTVLSAIFSVEPAVSLHKLKSLLLFGVLYLLATNLQPAAARWLLGILLCSSLAGAGFSLFEKVYGRGMVIASIAADSPLQVQMPGAQVLPGDVIWMIAKRRVSSVAEAAQIIRGRQVGEQLEVETLHAGDPLPVKLIVTQALKQSENPLGITTAGRTRQFRVSGFTRQFLTYAEQMQMLALLCYGLLLSVLLSGQRRRRPAQTWLWGMLFLVFSLTLAMTASRAVIMTFLVALLLVSLAVGGRRIRVAALVFIVLLGGLSVYVILTARQTGALSFRDDSSLRRLNYMRAGLKLIPRHPWLGVGQDAHKLHWREWGFPGDYVTHTHSTPIQIALDRGIPALLCFIWLLATILRSAWRGYYQQRSQPLAANTAWSAGLSLGTFGAALGFSLSALANYNFGDSEVLLLLLLLMGMQLISAPRVQHKASLPTAKTSS